The following is a genomic window from Rhizobium sp. NRK18.
GGGATGTTGATGGCTGAGGCAAAGATTTCGGGCACCTCGTCAGCTGGTATGTCAGCTTGTAGCATGTTGTGGCAATCCGTGCACATGCCTGTCACCAAGAGGCAGTTGGTGTCAGCTGCAAACGTCTTGATGGTTCCAGTGATCAGAGTCTTGAAGCCCAGGCAGACAGAACAGTGAATGCGGCCATCTTGTGGTGAGCGGCCATCCGGCCAGCGCATCCTAGTGATGAACCGGCGCACCTTGTATCCCGCAAAGAGCTGTGGTCGCTTAATGTCGACTGTCTCCAGGCCGGCACGTATCCAGTTCAGGATTGTGCTGTCACTTACACCGTACATCTCCTTGAGATCGTCACGGGAATAGACCCAGTGTTTTCGAACTTTGGTGGGATCGTATTTGCGCGGCATGATCAGCGACCATTGGGCCTTCGCGCTTTGCAGACGTCGACGTAGCAATCGATCTCCGCAGGATCCCAGCGCGTTGAACCGCCAATCTTGATAGGTTGGGGAAAGTCAGGATCGTTGTCCTTCAGTCGCCACACGGCGGTGACGCTGGTGTTCAGGCGGACGGCGACGTCACCAACGCGCATAAGCGGCCGAACAATGACTGCTGTTGTTCGCCTTGTCCGATCATCTGGTGTTGAAGGCGCGCCCCCCACCGGCCCCGTTTCGGTATCAGCGCGCTGGACCTGGGTTTCAAGCGCCAAGGGTTCCGTTGTTGAAACCTCTTCTTGCCTGTCTGGGCTTGATTGCGAATTGCTGCGAGAGAATTGCAGGCTATCAATCGGCCGCGGCGATCTGCCGAACTCACGAGCCTGGCTTGCTTCCGCGTATTCATTGGCGAAGCTATCTTCACCGATATGGCTTGCCGCCTTGGAGCTTTTCTCGAACGAATCTCCATCGTGCTCGATCGCATTGTACGAACCATCGTTGGCCATTCCGCTTCGCTGCTTTGTTCGGTCCATTGGAATCACTCTACGGGAACAAGGATTGGCCACCAGGCGAGGCCTTAGGTACGCCTCTCAGCCAGACAGACAGCGTCAATACCGCTTTCGATCAGCGTGGATCGTTCGAGGCCGGTAAAGCCGCAATGAACCGCTCCAGATCCTCGCGCAGGATCAGTGTCCTCTTGCCTAGCTTGCGAACAGGCAGGCGGCCCTCCTTGATGATGCAATAGAGTGTGGAACGACCAATCCCGAGAAGGCGGGCGGTCTGGGCAATGGACAGTGCTGAGGTTTCCTGCATGGCTTTATCTCCGTCTGGACCCGAGCAATCCCGGGTGGATGCGGAGAACATGCCGTGCAGAATGGCCGAATCCTAATTCCGCAATTCCGCGGATATCAGTTCTTCGCGAAATTTTTCGATCCGGATTTTACGATCGGGATTTCGCACGCCTTTTGGTCCTCGTTTCGGATTTGGATAGATCTCGCGGTGGAGCTGCCGAACAAGGTCTCTCTGCGCAGCAGGCAAGACGCTTCGGACCAAGTATTCCATTTCGCTCTGCGAGATAGGAGCCAAGTTCACGGGTGTCTCGGCGACAATCATCTCGACCAAGCGTCTTACCTTTGCACGCGCTACTGCAGACGATATTGGGAGCGTCTCGATGTCCAGTTCATGCTCAGACCAGTTCTCAAGAATGAACGAACTCCGGATTTGAATCCTGCGATATCCACCAACCTGGACCCCAAGGATTGCTCCTTCCCATGGGTCATCATCATCCGTTCCGATCAACCTGTAGGGTTGGCCGGAGTCATTGAAATCCGACGTTGCGGTTTGGCGCCAAATCCCGCTTGGTACTGGGACCAATCTTCTCCGATCTTCCTCGGGCTCTCCCCGTACGATCGCTTCAGCGATTTCAGACGGCAGATCCGCAAGCGTCGCAACTAGCGCTTCATCAGCCTCCTCTTCGCGACCACGATACAATTCTCGAGGAATTGGTTGCCCGCGGAGCGCTATCCATTCCAGCGCAGCCCCAAGGCCGATCCAAGTTTTGTCCAGATCTTCCCGCGTAACCGATGGGTTCACATCAGCATCGTTTGCGCGCGAGTCCGCTTCAAAATTGTCATCCATGGGAATCGGCTCCAAAATAATGACGTCATGATTGGACGTTGTCGGACCTCTATGCCAACGTTCGGTGAGCTAGGGACAGTTCGACAACATCGCCTTTTCCACAAGATTTCTTGAGGTTTGCGCCGGCGTGCCCACTACGACTATGCGATTGATGGCATTTTTGATGGTATCTCGCTTTTAGTGAGATATATTATTTTATTATCTCAATATGATAGATGTTTAATTTGGGTCCTCTTCTGGCACCAATTTCATGTTCCGGACTTGTCCGGAAAACACAAAAAGCCCCGCCTCGGCGGGGTTTTTTGTTGCCTTCT
Proteins encoded in this region:
- a CDS encoding helix-turn-helix domain-containing protein gives rise to the protein MQETSALSIAQTARLLGIGRSTLYCIIKEGRLPVRKLGKRTLILREDLERFIAALPASNDPR
- a CDS encoding helix-turn-helix transcriptional regulator; the protein is MANDGSYNAIEHDGDSFEKSSKAASHIGEDSFANEYAEASQAREFGRSPRPIDSLQFSRSNSQSSPDRQEEVSTTEPLALETQVQRADTETGPVGGAPSTPDDRTRRTTAVIVRPLMRVGDVAVRLNTSVTAVWRLKDNDPDFPQPIKIGGSTRWDPAEIDCYVDVCKARRPNGR